One part of the Granulicella arctica genome encodes these proteins:
- the folP gene encoding dihydropteroate synthase, which produces MPSAPCTVFAPRTPFDWRLRTRTLALGPRTRLMGILNITPDSFSDGGQHLSPKAALTQALTLLDQGADLLDLGGESTRPNATPLTSKEEQQRILPVLKAILKARPEAILSIDTFHAGTAKLAIEAGAEIVNDISGFTWDADMPSVCAALNCGVVLMHTRGRPHAWATQPPLTPTEVMPLILDGLRDSLLTAYAAGIPSDRIVLDPGFGFGKRGNENYTLHALLPQLHQFGLPILTGTSRKSFLAQTLAPLHNGNPASMDARLHATTASNVAAILAGAHILRIHDVRPAAEAAAIADAILTASHPQ; this is translated from the coding sequence ATGCCATCCGCACCATGCACAGTCTTCGCTCCACGCACTCCATTCGACTGGCGCCTCCGCACCCGCACCCTCGCCCTCGGCCCGCGCACACGGCTCATGGGCATCCTCAACATCACCCCCGACTCCTTCTCCGACGGCGGTCAGCACCTCAGCCCCAAAGCCGCCCTCACCCAGGCCCTCACCCTGCTCGACCAGGGCGCCGACCTCCTCGACCTCGGCGGCGAATCCACCCGCCCCAACGCAACCCCGCTTACCTCGAAAGAAGAACAGCAGCGCATCCTCCCCGTTCTCAAGGCCATCCTCAAAGCCCGGCCCGAAGCCATCCTCAGCATCGACACCTTCCACGCCGGCACCGCAAAGCTCGCCATCGAAGCCGGAGCCGAGATCGTCAACGACATCAGCGGCTTCACCTGGGACGCCGACATGCCCAGCGTATGTGCAGCACTCAACTGCGGAGTCGTCCTCATGCACACCCGAGGCCGCCCACACGCATGGGCCACGCAACCGCCGCTCACCCCCACCGAAGTCATGCCCCTCATCCTCGACGGCCTACGCGACTCCCTGCTCACCGCCTATGCCGCAGGCATCCCCAGCGACCGCATCGTCCTCGACCCCGGCTTCGGCTTCGGTAAACGTGGCAACGAAAACTACACCCTCCACGCGCTCCTGCCGCAACTCCACCAGTTCGGCCTGCCCATCCTCACCGGAACCTCCCGCAAAAGCTTCCTCGCCCAAACCCTCGCGCCGCTCCACAACGGCAATCCCGCCTCAATGGACGCCCGCCTGCACGCCACCACCGCCTCAAACGTAGCCGCCATCCTCGCCGGAGCCCACATCCTCCGCATCCACGACGTCCGCCCCGCCGCCGAAGCCGCCGCCATCGCCGACGCCATCCTCACCGCTAGCCACCCACAATAA
- the accC gene encoding acetyl-CoA carboxylase biotin carboxylase subunit — translation MRRLIQKVLVANRGEIALRVIRGCRELGIATVAVYSDADRAALHVLHADEAYRLGPSPATESYLRGDLILAIAQRVGADAIHPGYGFLSENAEFAEACKEADVIFIGPPAAAMRVLGSKTSARQAADRAQMPRVPGSVTGLASADEALLVAAEIGYPVMLKAAAGGGGKGMRAVTGADDLASAYTAASSEALRSFGSGEVYLEKLIDRPRHIEIQLMADEHGNCIYLGERECSVQRRHQKVIEEAPSAVVNDDLRRRMGEAAVRLALSAGYVNAGTVEFLVDAEENFYFLEMNTRLQVEHPVTEMVTGLDLVHMQLHIAMGEPLPLRQEEVRLRGHAVECRIYAEDPENNFFPCPGEITLLEQPGGPGIREDCAIYPGWTVPLDYDPMLSKLIAYGEDRVTAIDRMLRALDEYVVGGIRTNIGLFQRILRDEDFRAARIDTGYLERLLARPQELLPDETPEDVVAVAAAIFTALQTPAVAPVVGADESRWLQSARAEGLRR, via the coding sequence TTGCGACGGCTCATCCAAAAGGTGCTGGTGGCCAACCGCGGTGAGATCGCGCTGCGGGTGATCCGTGGCTGCCGCGAGCTCGGCATCGCCACGGTGGCGGTCTACTCCGATGCCGACCGTGCTGCGCTCCACGTGCTGCATGCGGATGAAGCGTATCGCCTTGGCCCCTCTCCAGCGACGGAGAGTTATCTGCGAGGGGATCTGATCCTCGCCATCGCGCAGCGTGTGGGGGCTGATGCTATCCATCCGGGGTATGGCTTTCTTTCGGAGAACGCGGAGTTCGCGGAGGCTTGCAAAGAGGCTGATGTCATCTTTATTGGTCCTCCGGCGGCAGCGATGCGTGTGCTTGGCTCGAAGACGAGCGCTCGGCAGGCGGCGGATCGCGCGCAGATGCCGCGTGTTCCTGGGAGTGTCACGGGCCTTGCCTCGGCCGACGAGGCGCTTCTGGTCGCGGCGGAGATCGGGTATCCGGTGATGCTCAAGGCTGCGGCTGGCGGTGGCGGCAAGGGGATGCGTGCGGTGACTGGGGCGGACGATCTGGCGTCGGCTTATACCGCTGCATCCAGTGAGGCGTTGCGCAGCTTTGGCTCGGGCGAGGTGTATCTGGAGAAACTCATCGACCGTCCCCGGCACATCGAGATCCAATTGATGGCGGATGAGCATGGCAACTGCATCTACCTTGGCGAGCGCGAGTGCTCTGTGCAGCGCCGCCATCAGAAGGTTATTGAGGAGGCGCCCTCCGCTGTTGTGAATGACGATTTGCGCCGTCGTATGGGCGAGGCGGCTGTCCGGCTTGCGCTCTCGGCGGGATACGTCAACGCGGGGACCGTTGAGTTTCTGGTGGATGCTGAGGAGAACTTCTACTTTCTTGAGATGAATACCCGCTTGCAGGTTGAGCATCCGGTCACGGAGATGGTGACAGGCCTCGATCTTGTGCACATGCAGCTTCACATTGCGATGGGTGAGCCGCTGCCATTGCGCCAGGAGGAGGTGCGGCTACGCGGCCACGCCGTCGAGTGCCGGATCTATGCGGAAGACCCTGAGAACAATTTCTTTCCGTGCCCTGGTGAGATTACGTTGCTTGAGCAACCGGGCGGACCAGGCATCCGCGAGGACTGTGCGATCTATCCGGGGTGGACTGTGCCACTCGACTATGACCCGATGCTCTCGAAGCTGATCGCGTATGGAGAGGATCGCGTGACTGCGATCGATCGTATGCTGCGTGCATTGGATGAGTATGTCGTCGGCGGCATCCGGACAAACATCGGGCTCTTTCAGCGTATTCTGCGCGATGAGGACTTCCGTGCGGCGAGGATCGATACGGGATACCTTGAGCGCCTGCTGGCGCGTCCGCAAGAGCTTCTGCCGGATGAGACTCCGGAGGATGTGGTGGCTGTCGCGGCGGCGATCTTTACTGCGTTGCAGACGCCTGCCGTTGCACCTGTCGTGGGTGCCGATGAGAGCCGGTGGTTACAGTCGGCTCGTGCAGAAGGGTTGCGGCGATGA
- a CDS encoding acetyl-CoA carboxylase biotin carboxyl carrier protein subunit, which translates to MTVWLQIGGRRRRVELRSSEGGDATSGALACVVDGMPLAVEARLLRAGVLSLIVDGRQYRCLLDGDVVIIDGQRSAFEAADPRSLQARQGAGAAAEGARAVKAPMPGRVVRVLVNVGDQVEAQQGLVVIEAMKMQNELKSPKAGKVVRIAVAVGDTVLAGGVLVVVE; encoded by the coding sequence ATGACGGTGTGGCTTCAGATCGGGGGAAGACGGCGGAGGGTCGAGCTTCGCTCTAGCGAAGGTGGCGATGCGACGAGTGGTGCGCTTGCCTGTGTCGTGGATGGGATGCCGCTTGCGGTGGAGGCGCGGCTGCTCAGGGCGGGGGTGTTGTCGTTGATCGTGGATGGGCGTCAGTACCGCTGCCTTCTGGATGGGGACGTTGTGATTATCGATGGGCAGCGGTCTGCGTTTGAGGCCGCAGATCCTCGGTCGCTTCAGGCTCGTCAGGGTGCAGGGGCTGCGGCGGAGGGTGCTCGGGCAGTGAAGGCTCCTATGCCGGGGCGTGTTGTGCGGGTGCTTGTCAACGTCGGCGATCAGGTGGAGGCGCAGCAGGGGCTTGTCGTGATCGAAGCGATGAAGATGCAGAATGAGTTGAAGTCGCCGAAGGCGGGCAAGGTGGTGCGGATTGCGGTGGCTGTTGGAGATACGGTGCTGGCTGGTGGAGTGTTGGTGGTCGTCGAGTAG
- a CDS encoding YIP1 family protein: MSLDGTSNSAVEPAAGLSQVERVVDAFVSPSKTFTDILRNTSWWLPFLLAVVMSIAGAVVIDKQVGFATVVQNTMHDSPKQEEKLAGLEPNQRAAQLHGMSIVYRYTTYASPIFILLITAIGSLVLWASFNFVLGAQTTYGQMFAVWMYASLPRLLSSVLMMITLLFGGNAEAFNAKNPVGTNLGFYLPDAALWLRTLLGFFDVIGIWVLVLMVIGTAIVAKVKRGQAIAVVVGWWALVLILSVGIAAVS; the protein is encoded by the coding sequence ATGTCCCTCGATGGAACGAGCAACAGTGCGGTGGAACCGGCAGCGGGTTTGAGCCAGGTGGAGCGGGTGGTCGATGCCTTCGTCTCGCCCTCGAAGACCTTCACGGATATTCTTCGCAACACCTCCTGGTGGCTGCCTTTTCTGCTTGCGGTGGTTATGTCGATTGCGGGCGCTGTTGTGATCGACAAGCAGGTTGGCTTCGCTACGGTCGTGCAGAATACGATGCACGACAGTCCGAAGCAGGAGGAGAAGCTCGCGGGGTTGGAGCCGAACCAGAGAGCGGCGCAGCTGCATGGCATGTCGATCGTCTATCGTTACACCACCTATGCGTCGCCGATCTTCATCCTGCTGATTACGGCTATTGGCTCGCTCGTTCTGTGGGCCAGCTTCAACTTCGTATTGGGTGCGCAGACGACCTATGGCCAGATGTTCGCGGTATGGATGTACGCTTCGCTTCCTCGTCTGCTCAGCAGCGTGCTTATGATGATCACGCTGCTGTTTGGAGGCAATGCGGAGGCGTTCAACGCCAAGAATCCGGTCGGCACGAACCTTGGTTTCTACCTGCCTGATGCTGCTCTATGGCTGCGTACGCTGCTTGGGTTCTTCGACGTCATCGGAATCTGGGTACTGGTTCTGATGGTGATTGGTACAGCGATTGTAGCGAAGGTGAAGCGCGGACAGGCGATAGCGGTTGTGGTCGGCTGGTGGGCGCTCGTTCTGATTCTCAGCGTCGGGATTGCCGCAGTCAGCTAA
- a CDS encoding acyl carrier protein, with the protein MAAVDEKVKQIIVEQLQVDEAEVTPGASFQEDLGADSLDVVELVMQFEEAFDIQIPDEDAEKLKTVKDAVEYVEKNQKAAK; encoded by the coding sequence ATGGCGGCAGTAGACGAGAAGGTAAAGCAGATCATTGTTGAGCAGCTCCAGGTGGATGAAGCTGAAGTCACCCCGGGCGCCAGCTTCCAGGAAGACCTCGGCGCGGATTCGCTCGACGTCGTTGAGCTTGTCATGCAGTTCGAAGAAGCCTTCGACATCCAGATCCCCGACGAAGACGCCGAGAAACTCAAGACCGTCAAGGATGCTGTCGAATACGTAGAGAAGAATCAGAAGGCGGCTAAGTAG
- a CDS encoding glycoside hydrolase family 32 protein, with amino-acid sequence MPTRRTVLKTLALASAATLSHQRTLAAQTAAQEPETPIHDPLRPSYHYLPARNWMNDPCGPIYFHGQYHLFHQYNPNAAVWGDMNWAHAVSPDMVHWQRLPVALSPTPGTADAQGCFTGTAVVHDGRPTFLYTGVQTAPLAEATLTDPKNPLRESQCLAIATDDTLSDWKKLPAPVISAPPPGMKVTGFRDPSPWRDGSTWYAVVGSGIAGKGGMVLLYRSPDLRTWEYLHPLAEGQWSGKPGSDPVDTGEMWECPDFFPLTDSSTKAQKYVLIHSSEGKVIWQSGVLDKTTMRFQAQKTGELDYGRVGSNRVIFYAPKTQLDANGNRILWGWIAETRPEADYSRAGWSGLMSLPRLLTLHNGELHMQPAAQVARLRSAALHSAAAHPDKHEFLATLQQSTSASAPYMLSNAGGPVLAVRSDLSQDPKTLRINNGTSAQDIVISMPDALSEQASLHVFIDNSVLEIFIDNRFCFTHRFYARSPVSPLVTLSVAGQYKVTGQRSFALEPIWPV; translated from the coding sequence ATGCCAACACGTCGCACCGTCCTCAAGACTCTCGCCCTCGCCTCCGCCGCTACACTCAGCCACCAGCGAACCCTCGCCGCACAAACAGCCGCGCAGGAGCCCGAGACGCCCATCCACGACCCACTACGCCCCAGCTACCACTACCTGCCCGCGCGCAACTGGATGAACGACCCCTGCGGCCCGATCTACTTCCACGGCCAGTACCACCTCTTCCACCAGTACAACCCCAACGCCGCCGTCTGGGGAGACATGAACTGGGCGCACGCCGTCTCGCCCGACATGGTGCACTGGCAGCGGCTTCCCGTAGCGCTCTCACCGACACCCGGCACTGCCGACGCCCAGGGCTGCTTCACCGGCACCGCCGTCGTCCACGATGGCCGTCCCACCTTCCTCTACACCGGCGTCCAGACCGCACCGCTCGCCGAAGCCACCCTCACCGATCCCAAGAACCCCCTCCGCGAGTCCCAGTGCCTCGCCATCGCCACCGACGACACTCTCAGCGACTGGAAGAAGCTTCCCGCCCCCGTCATCTCCGCTCCGCCACCTGGCATGAAGGTTACCGGCTTCCGCGATCCCTCGCCCTGGCGCGACGGCAGCACATGGTACGCCGTCGTCGGCTCCGGCATCGCCGGCAAAGGAGGCATGGTGCTGCTCTACCGCTCGCCCGACCTCCGCACCTGGGAGTACCTGCACCCGCTCGCCGAGGGCCAGTGGTCCGGCAAACCCGGCTCCGACCCCGTCGACACCGGCGAGATGTGGGAGTGTCCGGACTTCTTCCCCCTCACCGACAGCTCCACCAAGGCCCAGAAGTACGTCCTCATCCACTCCTCAGAGGGCAAGGTGATCTGGCAGTCCGGCGTGCTCGACAAAACAACCATGCGCTTCCAGGCGCAGAAGACCGGCGAGCTCGACTACGGCCGGGTCGGCAGCAACCGCGTCATCTTCTACGCCCCAAAGACCCAGCTCGACGCCAACGGCAACCGCATCCTCTGGGGTTGGATCGCCGAAACTCGCCCAGAGGCCGACTATAGCCGCGCCGGCTGGTCCGGCCTGATGTCCCTGCCACGCCTGCTCACCCTCCACAACGGCGAGCTCCACATGCAACCGGCGGCCCAGGTAGCCCGACTCCGCAGCGCTGCCCTGCATAGCGCCGCAGCCCATCCAGACAAGCACGAGTTCCTCGCCACCCTCCAGCAATCCACCAGCGCCTCAGCGCCCTACATGCTCTCCAATGCCGGTGGTCCCGTCCTCGCCGTACGCTCCGACCTCAGCCAGGACCCGAAAACCCTGCGCATCAACAACGGCACCAGCGCCCAGGACATCGTCATCTCCATGCCCGATGCCCTCTCCGAGCAGGCCAGCCTTCACGTCTTCATCGACAACTCCGTGCTCGAAATCTTCATCGATAATCGCTTCTGCTTCACGCATCGCTTCTACGCGCGCAGCCCCGTAAGCCCCCTCGTAACCCTTAGCGTTGCCGGTCAATATAAGGTCACCGGGCAGCGATCCTTTGCCCTAGAACCAATCTGGCCTGTTTAG
- the fabF gene encoding beta-ketoacyl-ACP synthase II — protein sequence MSQQHNQEQRRVVVTGIGLICGVGKTVPEVWEGLLAGRSGMAEIKAFDLTGHPVRFAAEVKDFDPLLFVEKKESRKMGRFIHLALAASAEAMAHSGLVIDESNRDRFGVHIGSGIGGFDVIEREHSAMLAGGPRKISPFFIPGSIVNLAAGHVSIKYNARGPNEATATACTSSAHSIGDAFRIIQRGDADAMIAGGTEAAITPMGVGGFAAMKALSTRNEDPQHACRPFDKDRDGFVVGEGAGILILEELEFAKARGAKILGEVIGYGMSADAFHMTGMAPEGEGCYRAMSAALKVAGISPDQVDYVNAHATSTPLGDALESKAIENVFGERALNHTLLVSSTKSMTGHLLGGAGGLEAGITLMAMLEQTAPPTMNIVELDPACRLNYVPNKPQKAKIDYALSNSFGFGGTNGSLVFKRWTE from the coding sequence ATGTCCCAGCAGCACAATCAGGAGCAGCGTCGCGTCGTCGTCACCGGCATCGGTCTGATCTGCGGTGTCGGAAAGACTGTGCCCGAGGTCTGGGAGGGTCTTCTCGCGGGCCGGAGTGGCATGGCCGAGATCAAGGCATTCGATCTCACCGGGCATCCGGTCCGCTTCGCCGCAGAGGTCAAGGATTTCGATCCACTCCTCTTCGTCGAGAAGAAGGAGTCCCGCAAGATGGGCCGCTTCATTCACCTCGCCCTGGCCGCTTCGGCCGAGGCGATGGCTCACTCTGGCCTGGTGATCGACGAGAGCAACCGTGACCGCTTCGGCGTTCACATCGGCTCCGGGATTGGCGGCTTCGACGTCATCGAGCGCGAGCACTCCGCCATGCTGGCGGGCGGTCCGCGCAAGATCTCTCCGTTCTTTATCCCCGGCTCCATCGTCAACCTCGCTGCCGGACACGTCTCGATCAAGTACAACGCTCGCGGCCCCAACGAGGCCACCGCGACCGCCTGTACCTCGAGCGCGCACTCTATCGGCGACGCCTTCCGCATCATCCAGCGCGGCGATGCCGACGCGATGATCGCCGGAGGCACTGAAGCTGCCATCACCCCCATGGGTGTCGGCGGATTCGCCGCCATGAAGGCTCTCTCCACCCGCAACGAAGACCCTCAGCATGCCTGCCGCCCCTTCGACAAGGACCGTGATGGCTTCGTCGTCGGTGAAGGTGCCGGTATCCTCATCCTCGAAGAGCTGGAGTTCGCCAAGGCCCGTGGAGCAAAGATCCTCGGCGAGGTGATCGGCTACGGCATGTCCGCAGACGCCTTCCACATGACCGGCATGGCTCCCGAAGGCGAAGGCTGCTATCGCGCCATGTCTGCCGCACTCAAGGTCGCTGGCATCTCACCGGACCAGGTCGACTACGTCAACGCCCACGCCACCTCGACACCGCTCGGCGATGCCCTGGAGTCCAAGGCGATCGAAAACGTCTTCGGCGAGCGCGCGCTCAACCACACCCTGCTCGTCAGCTCGACCAAGTCCATGACCGGCCACCTTCTCGGCGGCGCAGGCGGACTTGAGGCAGGCATTACTCTGATGGCGATGCTCGAGCAGACAGCCCCTCCGACGATGAACATCGTCGAGCTGGATCCCGCGTGCCGTCTTAATTACGTCCCGAACAAGCCCCAGAAGGCAAAGATCGACTACGCTCTGTCGAACTCCTTCGGCTTCGGCGGAACGAACGGCTCCTTGGTCTTCAAACGCTGGACCGAATAG
- the rmuC gene encoding DNA recombination protein RmuC — protein MLITLAVLQILTIAAVIILLLRKQADPSPQDPRIAQIPDQLARLDTRGEAFDAHARAAFAQMRDDIATEARRTREASASDFATLRTEITASISTLGNTLNTGLDAFRSDNATSADKLRNAVQQQMDAITQRLTTFTSEAARQQIESRDALHTRLTELAASNAQQQDKLRAAVEERLDKLNTSNAAKLEEMRVTVDEKLHATLQSRLTESFGQVTTHLGEVQKGLGEMKELATGVGDLKKVLSNVKSRGVVGEFQLGMQLEQMFAPDQYIKNARIKPTTQEVVEYALKFPNGDGDSHTLLAIDAKFPKEDWERLEHAYDHSSAEEIAAAGRAFERSIRSEGKRISDKYIDPPTTMPHAIMFLPTENLYAEVVRRPGLQSEIQANCRVTIAGPSTFMAILTSFQMGFHTLAIQKKGDEVWRVLSKAKSEFGNFGTLMDKVEKQVGTVQKTLHEISGKTTTINRALKNVSSVDTGTPVSGVLGFDEISSVVPLLAAEAEEE, from the coding sequence ATGCTCATCACGCTAGCCGTCCTTCAGATTCTGACCATCGCCGCCGTCATCATCCTCTTGCTCCGCAAGCAAGCCGACCCGTCGCCTCAGGACCCGCGCATCGCCCAGATCCCCGATCAGCTCGCTCGCCTCGATACACGCGGCGAAGCGTTCGACGCCCACGCACGTGCCGCCTTCGCCCAGATGCGCGACGATATTGCCACCGAAGCGCGTCGCACCCGCGAAGCCAGCGCCTCGGACTTCGCAACACTCCGCACCGAGATCACCGCCAGCATCAGCACCCTCGGCAACACCCTCAATACCGGCCTCGACGCCTTTCGCAGCGACAATGCCACCTCCGCAGACAAGCTCCGCAACGCCGTGCAGCAGCAGATGGACGCCATCACGCAGCGCCTTACCACCTTCACCTCCGAAGCCGCCCGTCAGCAGATCGAATCACGAGATGCTCTCCACACACGCCTCACCGAACTTGCCGCCAGCAATGCGCAGCAGCAGGACAAGCTCCGCGCCGCCGTCGAAGAACGTCTCGATAAGTTGAACACCAGCAACGCCGCAAAACTGGAAGAGATGCGCGTCACGGTCGACGAGAAGCTGCACGCCACGCTACAGTCGCGCCTCACCGAATCCTTCGGCCAGGTCACTACGCACCTCGGCGAAGTCCAGAAGGGCCTCGGCGAGATGAAGGAACTCGCCACCGGAGTCGGCGATCTGAAGAAGGTCCTCTCGAACGTCAAATCGCGTGGCGTTGTCGGCGAGTTCCAGCTCGGCATGCAGCTTGAGCAGATGTTCGCGCCCGACCAATACATCAAGAACGCCCGCATCAAGCCCACCACCCAAGAGGTCGTCGAGTACGCACTCAAGTTCCCCAACGGCGACGGGGACAGCCATACACTACTCGCCATCGACGCCAAGTTCCCCAAAGAAGATTGGGAGCGCCTCGAACACGCCTACGACCACAGCAGCGCAGAGGAGATCGCCGCCGCAGGCCGCGCCTTCGAGCGCTCCATCCGCTCCGAGGGCAAGCGCATCAGCGACAAATACATCGACCCGCCAACAACCATGCCGCACGCAATCATGTTCTTGCCGACCGAAAACCTCTACGCCGAGGTCGTCCGCCGCCCCGGCCTGCAATCCGAGATCCAGGCCAACTGCCGCGTCACCATCGCCGGTCCATCCACCTTCATGGCGATCCTCACCAGCTTCCAGATGGGCTTCCACACCCTCGCCATCCAGAAGAAAGGCGACGAGGTCTGGCGCGTCCTGTCGAAGGCAAAGAGCGAGTTCGGCAACTTCGGCACCCTCATGGACAAGGTCGAAAAACAGGTTGGCACCGTGCAGAAGACCCTTCACGAGATCAGCGGCAAGACCACCACGATCAACCGCGCCCTCAAGAACGTCTCCAGCGTCGACACCGGCACACCCGTCTCCGGCGTTCTCGGCTTCGACGAGATCTCCAGTGTCGTACCACTCCTCGCAGCCGAGGCAGAGGAAGAATAG